The Thermacetogenium phaeum DSM 12270 genome segment CCAGAAAGACTGCCTGTACTCATCGCTGGCACGTCCGGTTTTTTCATTGTTGCCAGATATGGAAGTGGGTTTGTCTGTAATAGGAATATTCAACGGTTTTGACAGTTCCAAATCTATGGCAGCCTGACGCTCAAGACGCTCTATTTCTTTGCCCAGCGCAATAACGTCGGCTTCCATTTTTTCATAAGTCGCGGTATCCTCAAGTGAAAGCAGTCCGTCGTTCCCGCGTTTGCTGTCGAGGAAAGCTTTAGCAGCTTCCCATACTTTAGCGCGTTTTTCACGCAGTTCCAGTATTTTGCTCATAATCAAATCCTCCTTAAGGTTTTAATAAAAAAAGCCGCTTTTCAAGCGACTCAATTGGTGTTCCTTTTGGTTTCTCTTTTGGTTTAAGCTTTTGCAGGATGGAATTTGTTACTGCCTGCCTGCTGAAGATCATTCCTCCTGATACTTCAAATTCGGATGGGAATGATTCATCCTCCATAAACAAGATTCCATCGGCAAAGCCAAGTTCCACCGCTTTTCTTGCGTTAAACCAGCTTTCTGCATCCATTAGGTGCGATATTTTTGCCCTGGAAAGTCCGGTTTTCAGTTCATAAGCGTTGATGATGGATTCCTTTATTTCTTCCAGCATTGCGATAGCTTTCTCCATTTCTTCTGTATCACCGATGGCTATCGTCATAGGGTTGTGAATCATCATCATGCTGACTGGTGACATAAAGACGTCACCTCCGGCCATAGCTATGACCGAAGCGGCGCTGGCTGCAATACCGTCAATCTTTACCGTCACTTTGCCTTTGTAATCCATAAGCATGTTGTAAATTTGATTAGCTGCAAATATATCTCCGCCAGGGCTGTTGATCCAGATCGTTATATCACCCTCTCCGGACAACAGCTCTGATTTGAACTGTTTGGGAGTTACTTCGTCTCCCAGCCAGCTTTCTTCAGCTATTGGGCCGTCAATATATAATGTCCGGCTGCCATCATCGTTTTGTATCCAGTTCCAGAAGCGGCGAACCGGTTTTGGTTTTTGTGATTTGTTCAACTTTTGATCCCTCCGTTTTAGCATTGTTTTTGCCTGCAAAGGCACCTGCATCGGCAAGCCTGGTCATGTTACCGTTAACAAGATACAGATCTCCACCCAACTCCGCCGGAATCCGGTTCATGTCCTCAAGCTCGCGGATATCGTTAGCAGACATCCAGCCGTTCTGGCGAGCTACAGCATAACCATTCATGCGGCTTGCATAATCACCGCGCAGAAGGCCATCTACATTGAATTTGACAAAGTATGCCCGCTTCTCTGATGGTAAAAGCAGCGCTTTTTGGAGAGCCTGTTCCCAACGCACCACCCACGGGTCAAGCGTGTATTTAACAAATTCCAGAGATTGCTGTTCGATGTTTGAAAAGCTTGACTTTTCAAGATCTCCAACCATATGGGGAGGTACTCGGAATATCCGAGCAATTTCATTTATCTGAAACTTTCTTGTCTCTAAAAACTGTGCCTGTTCGGGTGGAATGCCGATTGGTTGAAACTTCATTCCCTCTTCCAGAACTGCAATGCGGTGAGCATTGGCACTTCCTTGATAGACAGCGTTCCAGCTTTCACGCACCTTTGCCGGATCCTTTAATACACCGGGATGTTCCAGAACGCCACCCGGATTTGCACCGTTGGCAAAAAAGGATGCTCCGTACTCTTCACAGGCAATAGCCATGCCTATGGCATTCTTGGCCATAGCAATAGGGGAGTATCCGATCAGTCCGTCAAAACCGAGTCCCGGGATGTGAAGAACCTCATCACTTCGAAGGTATATAAGGCCTGCTTTTGGATTAACCCTACTCTCATCGCTGTCGCGCCGATAAGTGTAAAACAGTTCTCCGTTTGGAGCCCTGTCTACCGTCATTTTGTTTGGCAAAAGGGGATAAAGCGCCAGCACTCGTCCGGAACCGTCCCTAATAATTTGAGCGTAAGCATTTCCCCATAAAAGAAGATGACTCATCAGTGTTTCTCGGAACACGAATGAAGTCATCTCAGGGTTTGGTTCGTCATGGAGTAAATAATAGAGCGGGTGGGTCAACGCTTTTTCTTTGCCACCGTCTTCTTTATAGCGGTACACATGAAGCGGAAGCCCGGCGATGGCTTCTGCAAGTATCCTTACACAGGCATACACTGCAGTTGTCTGCATAGCAGTCCGCTCATTGACAGCTTTTCCGCTGGATGTGCCGCCGAAGAAAAAGCTATATGCATTACCGAACAGGCTGTTTTTCGGCTTGTCCCTTGCTTTGAACAAACGGGAAAAGATATTCATAGGCATCACTCTCCGATAATACTTTTTATAAATAACTCATTGACATCTAATTTTACATATGTTATATTACATATGTAAAATTAACTACCTGAAAGGGGATTTGTATAATGAAAGCTACTTTTAATGATTTTCTCAAGGAAAATCCTAATTGCTCAAAATTTGCCAATAATCCTGATGCAATTGCTATTTTCAACATTCTCTCGAAAGAAGAAAACATAATTGCTATGATAGATGCTTCAAATGCAGGCAAGCCAGCATTATCAGCTTGTGTCAGCGAAGTCGAGAGCTTTTTTGATAATAGCAATAACCCCACCATAGACTTAAGGGACGGTTTCACAAGAACTGTCATCGGTCGTATGGTAAAGTCGATTCTTGCACCATTTGGTTATGAACCTAGCATTCAAAAAGACTTACCTAAGGCTACACCCGCTAAATACTTTACTTCAGCATCCTGTTATGAAAAAACCGGTACGGCTTCAATGCGGATTGTTCGAACTATAGAAGAAATTTAGAGTATTAAAAGCCCACGCTCATCATAGACTGAACCGATATTTTCTCCTCCATGCCTTAACGCGCGGTCAAGCGCCATAATTAACGCTACCGCACCATCTATTCTCTCGGTGGATTTTTCTTTATCCGGCTTAATGTTTCCGGCGGGATCGGTTTTGACATAGATATTGTCCATCATCCACCGCAGTACTGGATTACCACCATGGGCGATGCGTTCTTCCAATGTCAGCTTCATCAACTCTTTTGTAGGCGGCGACATATCCTTGAAACCCTGACCGAATGGAACAACCGTAAACCCCAAAGCCTCGAGGTTTTGCGTCATCTGAATTGCGCCCCAGCGGTCAAAGGCTATTTCCTTAATGTTATATTTCATACCGAGTTCCTCAATAAATGTCTCGATAAAACCGTAATGCACCACGTTACCCTCGGTGGTATATAAAAAGCCTTGCCTCTCCCAGACATCATACGGTACATGATCTCTCCGCACACGCTGGTCGATGTTCTCCTCCGGTATCCAGAAAAAAGGCAGGATCTGATATTTGTCCGATTCATCAAGCGGCAGAAACACCAGTACAAAGGCTGTAATATCGGTAGTAGATGACAGGTCAAGCCCTCCGTAACAGGTTCTGCCGCGCAGTTTTTCTGCATCAACAGGAAATGCACACTTATCCCATTTATCCATTTGCATCCAGCGTAACGATTGTTTCACCCACTGATTTAAGCGGAGCTGACGGAATAAATTTTCCTCTGCGGGGTTTTGCTTGGCATTTTCACAAGCCACCCTCAGTTTTTCGATGTCAACTGTAATGCCTAGTGACGGATTAACCTTTCTCCATACCTTTTCACTTGTCCAGTCGTCGGTATCGGATGCGCTGTAGATAACAGGGTAGAAAGTCGGGTCTATCTTGCGTCCCTGCAAAATATCCTCTGCCTTTTGATGCACTTCCCAGCAGATGGAATTGCGGTCGGTGCCAGCAGTCGTAATCAGGAAAAATAACGGCTGCTTCCTTGCATCGCCAGATCCGTGAAGCATTACATCATAAAGATCCCGGTTTGGCTGGGCATGAAGTTCGTCAAATACCACACCATGGACGTTTAGGCCATGTTTCGTATATGCTTCCGCTGAAAGCACCTGATAAAAACTGCCTAACGGTTTATATACCAGCCGCTTCTGTGACAGCATCGGTTTAATCCGGGACTTTAATGCCGGGCACTGTTCCACCATGTCAACCGCAACGTCAAAAACGATGGATGCCTGCTGACGGTCAGATGCACATCCGTAAACCTCGCCGCCATGCTCGAAATCACCGCAGGTCAGGTATAAGGCGATGGCCGCCGCAAGCTCGGAATTGTGCGTAGGCACCATGGAAGTCCCTGCCAAATACTGGCGGGACGGCGAGCTCACCTGAATGCACCGCATTGGTATGCGCTCCTTTACAGGCTCTATGGAATGGATATAGTGGTAATTGGATCGGGTCGGGGATGAGCCTGTTTCCTTGCGGCGGCACAATTTTCTTGCAAGCCCGCTTGTGGGCAGATCTGCAAATGATGTGAACCTGATTGTATAAAGCGTTTTGCCGGTAGGCTTGCCGCAGCGCTGCGACGGGCTTTCCGTCATTGAGTTTTTTATGCCGAGGCTCCATAACAGTTCACGGACGTCCAAGGCAAGCTGTTTTTCTGTGCTGACATAGATGCTTTGCGCTTTTAATTTTCCTATGCAGCCGTCGGAATCCATAAGCCCCTGCAAGAGTTCCCAGCGCTGATTTTCGGAAGCCCTCAAATACTCCGAAGGGATATGCTTGCTGTGATGGGACTTTAATAGTACGCTTTTCAAAACAGGTATGCGCACGACCACGCTGTCGCCGACGTTTTTCCATAGGGAAGACACTTCATATGGTATCCTTTTAAGCACACCCGCGACGTCGCATGTGCGAATCGTTATCTCCGGCCTGGTGGCGCACCCATTTCCCAGCCAGTAGCCATAAAGATACGGATCTACCGGCAGTTTGGCGTCCGGCAGCTTTAAAGCTCCGGCAACAGGTATTCGGTATATGGAACGGAAGGGAGCGTCCTTGTGACGTTTTCGATAAGCGGAAAAAGCCTCATACATCTGCTGTGTTTGAAGAAGCCTTTCCTTTCGCCCATTGTTAATGACCTGCACTTTCCACAAGTGCCTTGCTCCGGCAATGATGGAGCTGCCGTCGCCGAACGTAAGCCTGTATGCCTGTTCGGTATCATCAATCTCGCTAAGGGCAAGAACATGACAGGGACTTCCGTTTTCATCAAATACAACGTCTCCCTGCTTTAGTTCCCCCATCCGTTTCCAGCCGTCCGGCGTGGGGATAGGCGTGTCTAGGGCAAGCTGTTTCCCCTGCTTTTTTGGAATTTCTATATAGGCAGTGTTAAACTGCCTGTATCCATTAGGTTTCAAGATTCCGAATATGTCCCGGACAATCTGTTCCTGCCAGTCAATTAATTCAAAAGGCATTCCATACCATTCACCCTTGGTATGCTTCAGGCAGTTTATAAAAGTAACAGCGGCATCCGCCGCTTCCTTGTCGTATCGGGAACCTTCCGCCATAAACTTCGTTGGCTTATAACGCTTTAACTTCCGCAGCTTTGCCGCCTCCTTTCCTAAAGTTGAGCAAGAAAAAAGGAACCTCATGGACGAAGTTCCTCTCATTAGTGGATTTCTATGAAATCTGTTACGCTATTATCGTTATCGTTTGCCTGTCAGGATAAACTCAGCATATTCTTTCTTGTGTTCATTAAGAAATACCACCAATTCATAAAAACCCTTTTTGTATGCCTCTTCCTGTACTCTTGGCAAGTCAAACATATTACAGGCACCGCTGTCCCGTATGGCCATAATCTGCCGATAAATCTTATCAGTTATCAGATTCTCGTTACCCATGTCCTACACCTCTGACTTCTCTGCCGCTGAAATTGAATCTCTTACCGCTTTATTGAGAAACGAAATATCAAAACCCGCATCTATATAGCCCTGCCGAATCACCTCGTAATAGTAACGACCCGGTGCTCCCAAAGGTCTACCTTCATTCATGATATACACCATTGCGGGTACCCACTGCCCTTTAAAACGTACCTTAACCGTTTCTTTCCGGTATAGATGCGGATAACCTTCATATCTGTCCAGCGCCTTCTCATCATTAGGCATGATTCTCCAAAGCAGTACTGGTACTCTTTCACCTTTTTGTTTTTCTATTGTCGCTACTGCGCCGCCATTCCCTCCTCTGAATAACAGCCGGTATCCTGTGAGTTTTGCACTCCCCAACACCTTCGCCGTTGGACAGCGGTATGCCATTTGCTTCAAGTTCAGGTTGCTTCCGTATGCTAAATATATGGTTCCTTTTTCTTTGCTCATCGTATCATCCTCCTTGTGTGTACCGCAGGCTAGGGGCGGCTCTCCGCCCCCAGCACCCGGTTATCTATGCTGCCCGAAACCGCCATGCCGCGTTGCCGTCGAGGTGTTTGCAAAGGTGCTCCCGGCAGTTTTTGAACTCATCACCAATAAGTCCTATGCGGTTGAGGTATGTCCGCATGGCAAATTTCTCATTTTCAACCTGCGGCTTCTTGCTGGAAGCGCATTTTTGCGTTAACGCCTGATGGTTTAACGCAAGGGCAAGCACTATGTAGCTTCTAATTTTTCCCGCATGAAGTTCGCTGTTAAAGCCTCGAAGCTCAATTGTCCCATTGCCATTAAAAAAGCTGTGCAGGTTCAAAAAGTGGTACCTGCTATTATGGTAATGGGTGCTTCGGCTTTCGCTGTAACCTTCGTACCAGATGCTCTCAATCGCCGCCATGGTTTTGGGCTTACGCCGATTCATCTTCTCAACCAGTGCCGCATCCATCTTTTTACAAAACCGCATCCTGTCCGGCTCAATCTGCAATGCTTTATAGAAAAGGTCATTCTTGCTGGCGATAATGTTGATAAAATTACGGATGCTTCGCGGTGTGTGGTCTGCACCGTCTATATGGATATGAATTCCACAGCTTGTGTTTGCAAAACCTCCCGCCTTGCGAAGCCTCCTTATCAATTCCTGCAGGGTTTCAATGTCCTCGCGGTATGTCAGTATCGGACTTACCAACTCGACACTATATTCCCGGCCAGCCGTTACAATCCGACCGCGCTCCTTTTTCTGAGTCCGGATGCTCCCGTCACTCATGAATTTCCATACCCGTCCGTCCGGCGCAATAACCTTTTGGGTATCGTAATAATCTCCGCTGGATTCAATCCTCCCGCCAAGAAAAGCTGCTGCAGTTTTGGCCGCCTGCTTCCTTGTAATCCCTGTTAATTCTACCTCGATTCCAAATCTCGTTGTAAGCATTGCGCTTTCTCCTCGCTTTCTCTGTGTTTTTTGCCCTTTGGCAGTGTACATTAGGCCATTGAAAACACAGGATAGCAAGGCAATTCTGCATGAGTTTCCGCTGGATTTTGGACGATTTTTCGTATCTTAATTTGTGTACATTTACAGCTTTCTGATCATATCTACACCATAAGCTGCACCCAAAGAAGAACCGCAGTCCCAGTTGATATGAACAGTTCCGATATCATCCACGAAAGATACTGTTCCTTGGTCTCCCGGTTTCAGCTTAGAATACGGATCATTCATGCAGATAAGCTCAACGCGTGTTCCCGGCGGATACTGCTCTTTAAGGTGAAGGACTGTTTCTTTTGAAGGAAAGTCTCTTACACTCATTGCTCGTCCTCCTCTCCAGGATAATATGCGGCGTACTTTGGATAATCCCTACCGTCCGGCATTACCAGCACTCCGTCAGATTGTCCCCGTCGCTTAACCAGCAAGCAAAGCCACACTCCGTCCTCGTCAATGCGGCAAAGCCCTTTGTTTTCCTCAATAAACAAGCGGTCGACGCATAGGTCTGCAATGAAGTTCTCATAGTCAATCTTTGAAAGCTCGATGGTCTTCACAACTGCGAATCGTTTCCTCATCTCATACCGATGCGGCACCTTTAGATCCTCAATCCTAAACGGATGCTTGACAAAGAAGGCGGTGCTATGAAAATCATTCATTCTCATCCACCGCCTTTGCTCTGCCTTTCCGGTACGCCCCGTTGCCTGACAGCCTTGAAAGCAGCACCTTGCGTTCGGTTTTGAAATCATCTCCTATAAATCCCAGCCGAAGCAAGAAACAGCGAAAAGCATATTTTTCATTATCTGCCGGTTTTTCAGTGCGCAGCACTCGCTTCTGCGCTTTTGCCTGTTCTGCCATCTGCTTTGCCAGTGTGATATACGTCTGTACCTCGTCGGCATTTAAAGTCGCGTTCCAGAAAGGGAAGGCAATCTCGTCATTTTCAGCCAAGACTTCAAGTTCTCGGTCAAACGACAGCGCTTTCTTTATCAATGTCTCTTTGCTGGCCAGCATATTTCTAAGGTTTTCAAGGCTTGTCTCGCCAAAGCCCTCAAAATAAAGAGTAATTCTCATGGTTCCCTCTGCTGATAAGCCCGCCATATTCAGCGCGTCAATAACGGAACGGATGCTTTTGATTTCATTAAGACTGATTTTCGGTGAGTGAACCACACTGTCCCTGTCAACCGTCCAGCTATCTGTAGAGATACCGTCGTTTACCTCATAAGCAAACCCCGGCGCTCCGGCATAGCGCACCTGGCCTTCAATGGCTTCAGCTATGACCGAGGCAATAGCTTTTCTCTCCTGACCTATAACCTTCTGTGAAAAGCGAAAGCTGTTATTGCTCATGCCATACACCTCCCCTCAAATAAGCTAAAACATTTTTGATTCCCATAAAAAATCCCACCTTTCCTTTTTGGTGGGGTACATTAACGCTCTGTTTTGAGGGGAAAGCAAGGACATTTTTAATCAATCTGTGTTTCCGCGTAAGGTATTTTTTCACTACATGTTACCAAGAATACTGAATCTGCGCCAAATTGTGAAACATAGCGCTTTACAATCACATCACAGTATTTCGGGTCAAGCTCCATCATAAAACAAACCCGCCCTGTCTGCTGCGCCGCAATCATTGTCGTGCCGGAACCTCCGAATAAATCAAGCGCCAAATCTCCCGCACGGGAACTGTTGAGCATTGCCTTTGCTACAAGCGATACCGGCTTCATGGTAGGGTGCTCCTCCGATACTTTCGGGCGGGGTATCTCCCAGACATCCGACTGCTTGCGGTCTTTAAGCGGGCAAAGGCGCGTCCCCTCCAGCCAGCCGTACCAGATCGGCTCGTACTGGGTATGATAGTCCTTTCTTGATAGTACCAAGCTGTCTTTTTTCCATATAATTGTGCTCGACCAGTGGTACCCTGCCTCCCGCAGGGCGTTCATAACGTTGCCCCATTCCTGCGCGGACATCACCACATAGGTCATGCATCCGGCCTCCGAAACCTCGCGCATACAGTTAAAAGCGCGCAATAAAAAAGCGCCGAATTCCTCGGTGCTCATCCTGTCGTTTAGAATTTGCCTCGGCTTCCAGCTCGGATGTCTGGTATCTGAACCGTAATCAACATTCCAGGGCGGGTCGGTGAAAACAAATCTCGCCTTTTTGCCGTCCATCAGCTTTTGCACATCTGAAAGCATGGCGCTATCGCCGCACATCAGACGGTGGCTGCCAAGTACCCATATGTCGCCCTTTTTGGTAACCGGAATTTTAATCTCTGCAATTGCCTTTTCTGTATCGAAATTATCCTCTTTGACATTAGCGATTGTTTTATCACGGAACAACTCATCAATTTCCGCAGCATCAAACCCGGTAAGAGAAACATCAAAGCCATCTTCATTTAAATCCATAAGCAGATCAGTCAAAAGCGGAATATCAAACTCGCCGCTGATTTTATTCAGTGCAACATTGAGCGCCTTTTCCCGCTGTTCATCCAAATCAACTACAACACAGTCGATCTCCTTATACCCCAAAGCTGTAAGTACTTTATAACGCTGATGTCCGCCGACAATGTTCCCGGTGCGTTTATTCCATATAACCGGCTCTACATATCCAAACTCTTCAATAGACCGACGTAATTTTTCATATTCAGGGTCACCAGGCTTTAAATCTTTCCGCGGATTATATTTAGAAGGTTTTAGTTTTTCTGTTGGTATTTTCAGTATATCCATAAATCTTAACCCTCCAATTTTATGGCTTTTTCGCCGGTGAAGTCCTCCCAGCGCTTAACAGCCAAATCACAGTAAACAGGGGATAGCTCCATCGCGTAGCATTTACGCTCGGTCTGTTCAGCCGCAATTATAGTGGTGCCGCTGCCGGAAAACGGTTCAAGCACAATACCGCCTTTGTCGCTGTGCATTTTGATGCACCGCCATGGAAGCTCCACAGGGAACATTGCAGGATGCTCCTTGTTTGCCCGGACAGTCGTCATCTCCCATATGCCCGCATAGCCCCACTTCTTACGTTCTTCCTTTGTAAGCCGTTTCACAAATTTATAACTGTGCCCTGCAAAGGCCGAAAGCCACACATATTCCTGATCGTTATACTCCTCAGCCTCGCCTTTATTGCTGAACGCTGAAATATACTCATACTGCTGAACCGGCTTGTTTGAAACAAGGTGATAGGGGCCTACGCCGAAGTTTTGCCCCTGCTTCTTCCAGATGCGGATCCAGATAGGTCGGTAGCCATTGTCCAAAAACATATTTACGCTGTATACGCTGGTGGGTTCAATAAACTGGGAGCCGGTAGCGTAAAGGTCTCCCAGGTTCCAGCAGACAATATCCGCATGCCTGCACAAGTTTCTAATCACCGGGCGCACGGTTTCAAACCAAGGCTCGATTCCGGCTTTCTCATATTCTTTGCCTACCCCGTAAGGCGGGGAGGTAACCGCCATCTGCGCGTGACCCCCGTCCATGAGCTTTGCGAAGTCAGCCTCGCTCGTAGAGTCACCACACATCAAACGGTGGTTTCCGAGAAGCCAGATATCGCCCCGCTTTGTTACCGGCTCGCGCTGCACAATTTCCCCATGCGCTTTATCTATGTCAAAGCTGTCTTGTATCGCCTCTTTGGAGTACCATCGGTTAAGCAGTTCGTCTATTTCAGAAGCGTCAAACCCTGTAAGCGAAACATCAAATGCACCTGCGTCCAACTCAGCCATCAGTTCAGCCAGTTTATTCTCGTCCCACTCTCCCTGAATCTTATTAAGAGCAAGATTAAGCGCTTTTTCTCTCTGCGGGTCAAGATCCACTACAACGCAGTCTATCTCAGTCTGTCCCAAGTCCAGCAAAACCTTTAAGCGTTGATGCCCGCCTACCACATTACCT includes the following:
- a CDS encoding DUF4314 domain-containing protein is translated as MSVRDFPSKETVLHLKEQYPPGTRVELICMNDPYSKLKPGDQGTVSFVDDIGTVHINWDCGSSLGAAYGVDMIRKL
- a CDS encoding gamma-glutamylcyclotransferase family protein; this encodes MSKEKGTIYLAYGSNLNLKQMAYRCPTAKVLGSAKLTGYRLLFRGGNGGAVATIEKQKGERVPVLLWRIMPNDEKALDRYEGYPHLYRKETVKVRFKGQWVPAMVYIMNEGRPLGAPGRYYYEVIRQGYIDAGFDISFLNKAVRDSISAAEKSEV
- a CDS encoding site-specific DNA-methyltransferase, coding for MNIQKISVEKLNPAAYNPRKDLKPGDKEYEKLKRSIEEFGYVEPVIWNQKTGNVVGGHQRLKVLLDLGQTEIDCVVVDLDPQREKALNLALNKIQGEWDENKLAELMAELDAGAFDVSLTGFDASEIDELLNRWYSKEAIQDSFDIDKAHGEIVQREPVTKRGDIWLLGNHRLMCGDSTSEADFAKLMDGGHAQMAVTSPPYGVGKEYEKAGIEPWFETVRPVIRNLCRHADIVCWNLGDLYATGSQFIEPTSVYSVNMFLDNGYRPIWIRIWKKQGQNFGVGPYHLVSNKPVQQYEYISAFSNKGEAEEYNDQEYVWLSAFAGHSYKFVKRLTKEERKKWGYAGIWEMTTVRANKEHPAMFPVELPWRCIKMHSDKGGIVLEPFSGSGTTIIAAEQTERKCYAMELSPVYCDLAVKRWEDFTGEKAIKLEG
- a CDS encoding terminase TerL endonuclease subunit, which encodes MRFLFSCSTLGKEAAKLRKLKRYKPTKFMAEGSRYDKEAADAAVTFINCLKHTKGEWYGMPFELIDWQEQIVRDIFGILKPNGYRQFNTAYIEIPKKQGKQLALDTPIPTPDGWKRMGELKQGDVVFDENGSPCHVLALSEIDDTEQAYRLTFGDGSSIIAGARHLWKVQVINNGRKERLLQTQQMYEAFSAYRKRHKDAPFRSIYRIPVAGALKLPDAKLPVDPYLYGYWLGNGCATRPEITIRTCDVAGVLKRIPYEVSSLWKNVGDSVVVRIPVLKSVLLKSHHSKHIPSEYLRASENQRWELLQGLMDSDGCIGKLKAQSIYVSTEKQLALDVRELLWSLGIKNSMTESPSQRCGKPTGKTLYTIRFTSFADLPTSGLARKLCRRKETGSSPTRSNYHYIHSIEPVKERIPMRCIQVSSPSRQYLAGTSMVPTHNSELAAAIALYLTCGDFEHGGEVYGCASDRQQASIVFDVAVDMVEQCPALKSRIKPMLSQKRLVYKPLGSFYQVLSAEAYTKHGLNVHGVVFDELHAQPNRDLYDVMLHGSGDARKQPLFFLITTAGTDRNSICWEVHQKAEDILQGRKIDPTFYPVIYSASDTDDWTSEKVWRKVNPSLGITVDIEKLRVACENAKQNPAEENLFRQLRLNQWVKQSLRWMQMDKWDKCAFPVDAEKLRGRTCYGGLDLSSTTDITAFVLVFLPLDESDKYQILPFFWIPEENIDQRVRRDHVPYDVWERQGFLYTTEGNVVHYGFIETFIEELGMKYNIKEIAFDRWGAIQMTQNLEALGFTVVPFGQGFKDMSPPTKELMKLTLEERIAHGGNPVLRWMMDNIYVKTDPAGNIKPDKEKSTERIDGAVALIMALDRALRHGGENIGSVYDERGLLIL
- a CDS encoding DUF6329 domain-containing protein, which codes for MNDFHSTAFFVKHPFRIEDLKVPHRYEMRKRFAVVKTIELSKIDYENFIADLCVDRLFIEENKGLCRIDEDGVWLCLLVKRRGQSDGVLVMPDGRDYPKYAAYYPGEEDEQ
- a CDS encoding head maturation protease, ClpP-related, producing the protein MNKSQKPKPVRRFWNWIQNDDGSRTLYIDGPIAEESWLGDEVTPKQFKSELLSGEGDITIWINSPGGDIFAANQIYNMLMDYKGKVTVKIDGIAASAASVIAMAGGDVFMSPVSMMMIHNPMTIAIGDTEEMEKAIAMLEEIKESIINAYELKTGLSRAKISHLMDAESWFNARKAVELGFADGILFMEDESFPSEFEVSGGMIFSRQAVTNSILQKLKPKEKPKGTPIESLEKRLFLLKP
- a CDS encoding site-specific DNA-methyltransferase translates to MDILKIPTEKLKPSKYNPRKDLKPGDPEYEKLRRSIEEFGYVEPVIWNKRTGNIVGGHQRYKVLTALGYKEIDCVVVDLDEQREKALNVALNKISGEFDIPLLTDLLMDLNEDGFDVSLTGFDAAEIDELFRDKTIANVKEDNFDTEKAIAEIKIPVTKKGDIWVLGSHRLMCGDSAMLSDVQKLMDGKKARFVFTDPPWNVDYGSDTRHPSWKPRQILNDRMSTEEFGAFLLRAFNCMREVSEAGCMTYVVMSAQEWGNVMNALREAGYHWSSTIIWKKDSLVLSRKDYHTQYEPIWYGWLEGTRLCPLKDRKQSDVWEIPRPKVSEEHPTMKPVSLVAKAMLNSSRAGDLALDLFGGSGTTMIAAQQTGRVCFMMELDPKYCDVIVKRYVSQFGADSVFLVTCSEKIPYAETQID
- a CDS encoding phage portal protein, translating into MNIFSRLFKARDKPKNSLFGNAYSFFFGGTSSGKAVNERTAMQTTAVYACVRILAEAIAGLPLHVYRYKEDGGKEKALTHPLYYLLHDEPNPEMTSFVFRETLMSHLLLWGNAYAQIIRDGSGRVLALYPLLPNKMTVDRAPNGELFYTYRRDSDESRVNPKAGLIYLRSDEVLHIPGLGFDGLIGYSPIAMAKNAIGMAIACEEYGASFFANGANPGGVLEHPGVLKDPAKVRESWNAVYQGSANAHRIAVLEEGMKFQPIGIPPEQAQFLETRKFQINEIARIFRVPPHMVGDLEKSSFSNIEQQSLEFVKYTLDPWVVRWEQALQKALLLPSEKRAYFVKFNVDGLLRGDYASRMNGYAVARQNGWMSANDIRELEDMNRIPAELGGDLYLVNGNMTRLADAGAFAGKNNAKTEGSKVEQITKTKTGSPLLELDTKR
- a CDS encoding amidoligase family protein, with the protein product MLTTRFGIEVELTGITRKQAAKTAAAFLGGRIESSGDYYDTQKVIAPDGRVWKFMSDGSIRTQKKERGRIVTAGREYSVELVSPILTYREDIETLQELIRRLRKAGGFANTSCGIHIHIDGADHTPRSIRNFINIIASKNDLFYKALQIEPDRMRFCKKMDAALVEKMNRRKPKTMAAIESIWYEGYSESRSTHYHNSRYHFLNLHSFFNGNGTIELRGFNSELHAGKIRSYIVLALALNHQALTQKCASSKKPQVENEKFAMRTYLNRIGLIGDEFKNCREHLCKHLDGNAAWRFRAA
- a CDS encoding DUF5049 domain-containing protein; this encodes MGNENLITDKIYRQIMAIRDSGACNMFDLPRVQEEAYKKGFYELVVFLNEHKKEYAEFILTGKR